A region of Lycium barbarum isolate Lr01 chromosome 1, ASM1917538v2, whole genome shotgun sequence DNA encodes the following proteins:
- the LOC132605907 gene encoding 17.7 kDa class I heat shock protein-like, producing MSLIPRIFGDRRSNSMFDPFSMDVFDPFRELGFPGSNSRETSAFANTRVDWKETPEAHVFKADLPGLKKEEVKVEIEDDRVLQISGERNVEKEDKNDTWHRVERSSGKFMRRFRLPENAKMEQVKANMENGVLTVTVPKEEVKKPDVKSIQITG from the coding sequence ATGTCGCTAATTCCAAGGATCTTCGGCGATCGCCGAAGCAACAGTATGTTCGATCCATTCTCAATGGACGTATTTGATCCTTTCAGGGAATTAGGCTTTCCAGGTTCCAATTCACGAGAAACCTCTGCATTTGCTAACACACGTGTCGACTGGAAGGAAACTCCAGAGGCTCATGTGTTCAAGGCCGATCTTCCAGGGCTTAAGAAGGAAGAAGTTAAAGTGGAGATTGAAGACGATAGGGTTCTTCAGATTAGTGGAGAGAGGAATGTGGAGAAAGAAGATAAGAATGATACGTGGCACCGTGTGGAACGCAGTAGTGGTAAATTTATGAGAAGATTTAGACTTCCAGAGAATGCTAAGATGGAGCAAGTTAAGGCTAATATGGAGAATGGAGTGCTTACTGTTACTGTTCCTAAAGAAGAAGTGAAGAAGCCTGATGTTAAGTCTATTCAAATCACCGGTTAG
- the LOC132605925 gene encoding phosphoserine phosphatase, chloroplastic-like has protein sequence MINPVASILGIPLENIFANQILFGSNGEYAGFDKNEPTSRKGGKATAVQQLRKAHGYKSLVMIGDGATDLEARMPGGADLFVCYGGVQLREPVAAKADWLVFNFKDLINSLV, from the exons ATGATCAAT CCTGTTGCATCAATCCTTGGTATACCGCTTGAAAATATCTTTGCCAATCAAATACTTTTTGGGAGTAATGGAGAATATGCTGGGTTTGATAAAAATGAGCCAACTTCAAGGAAGGGCGGGAAAGCTACTGCAGTTCAACAATTAAGAAAG GCTCATGGATACAAGTCACTGGTCATGATCGGTGATGGTGCTACTGATCTCGAG GCTCGTATGCCAGGTGGGGCAGACTTATTTGTTTGCTATGGAGGAGTTCAACTAAGAGAACCAGTTGCAGCTAAAGCGGATTGGCTGGTGTTTAATTTTAAGGACTTGATTAATTCATTGGTGTAA